Part of the Pseudomonas sp. M30-35 genome is shown below.
AGATGCAATCCGAACTCGGTCCCGAGACCGAAGTGCGAGTGCGAGCGAAAAGTCCACCGGCCTTGTGGGTGCATGCACCGACGCTGGGAGAAGGCTGGATTCGTGTACCCCTTTATCCACACCCTTTACGTAGCCAGCAAATCTGGAGCGTACTCGGCTGGTTCCTGGGTATTGGCTTACTCTCAACCGCTGCGGCATGGATTTTCGTTCGCCAGCTTAGCGCGCCGCTCAAGGGCTTGGTGTTTGCTGCGCGGCAGTTGGGTAAAGGCCGTAGCGTGCGTTTGCCGGTTAGTGACACACCGAATGAGATGATGGAGGTGTATCGCGCCTTCAATCAAATGGCTGAAGACGTGGAACAAGCGGCCCGTGAGCGTGAGCTTATGCTCGCCGGGGTTTCACATGACCTGCGCACGCCGTTGACGCGCCTGCGTTTGTCATTGGAGTTTCTGCAGAACGACTCGGAACTGACCGATGACATGGTTCGTGATATCGAGGATATGGATGCAATCCTCGATCAGTTCCTGGCCTTTATCCGCGATGGTCGTGACGAACTTGTCGAGGAGCTTGATCTGTTGACGCTGGTGCGTGAAGTTGTCACGCCCTATAACCAGCATCAAGAAAAGGTTCGGCTATGCCTTGAGCCGATTCCGGTGTTCCCGTTGCGCCGAATCTCGATCAAGCGGCTGTTGACCAACCTAATCGAAAACGCACTGCGTTACGGTGGCGATACCGCAGAGGTTGCCGTTTCGATGTCCGGCGATATGAGTGCGCCCTACGTGGTGTTGAGCGTGCTTGACCGTGGCGTCGGGATTGATCCGGCGGAGCTCAACAGCATCACCAATCCGTTTATCCGTGGCGATC
Proteins encoded:
- a CDS encoding ATP-binding protein; translated protein: MKAPLWFPQSFFARTLWLVLIVVLFSKALTLVYLLMNEDMLVDRQYSHGAALTLRAYWAADPEDRDRIAQAADLKQVPRKVVPASEQHWPYSEIFQRQMQSELGPETEVRVRAKSPPALWVHAPTLGEGWIRVPLYPHPLRSQQIWSVLGWFLGIGLLSTAAAWIFVRQLSAPLKGLVFAARQLGKGRSVRLPVSDTPNEMMEVYRAFNQMAEDVEQAARERELMLAGVSHDLRTPLTRLRLSLEFLQNDSELTDDMVRDIEDMDAILDQFLAFIRDGRDELVEELDLLTLVREVVTPYNQHQEKVRLCLEPIPVFPLRRISIKRLLTNLIENALRYGGDTAEVAVSMSGDMSAPYVVLSVLDRGVGIDPAELNSITNPFIRGDRARGGQGAGLGLAIVKRIAALHGGSIELRNRSGGGLEARVCLPLGLLLPRDAV